The following coding sequences are from one uncultured Desulfobacter sp. window:
- a CDS encoding AtpZ/AtpI family protein, with protein sequence MAEKDKGSTFRELGYFASLGISVALAIVIGLALGYWLDTVFGTKPILLLVGLAFGIAAGFSNIIRAGKKAEKY encoded by the coding sequence ATGGCAGAGAAAGATAAAGGAAGCACCTTTCGTGAGCTGGGATATTTTGCAAGTCTAGGCATATCCGTGGCTCTGGCAATTGTCATCGGATTGGCACTGGGATACTGGCTCGATACGGTTTTTGGTACAAAACCCATCCTTTTGTTGGTGGGGCTTGCATTCGGCATAGCGGCCGGATTCAGCAACATCATCAGGGCCGGGAAAAAAGCGGAAAAATATTGA
- a CDS encoding ATP synthase subunit I → MEELEKIVNFITRTNWIVFLVSSLGALLLASPKMHLGVFLGGLIVTVNFHVLKNTVTKNINQKRVLEKGKSLIGALLVKYYLRFALTAVIIFMLIANRIVHPAGLLIGLSVVVVSTFIAAAIELTKIIFREAV, encoded by the coding sequence ATGGAAGAACTTGAGAAAATAGTAAACTTTATCACACGGACCAACTGGATTGTGTTTTTGGTGTCAAGCCTCGGGGCGCTGCTCCTGGCCTCCCCGAAAATGCACCTCGGGGTTTTTCTGGGTGGTTTGATCGTGACGGTTAATTTCCATGTTCTTAAAAATACAGTGACTAAAAATATCAACCAGAAGCGGGTGCTTGAGAAGGGAAAATCCCTGATCGGTGCGCTTTTGGTAAAATATTATCTGCGTTTTGCATTGACGGCAGTGATTATTTTTATGCTGATCGCTAACCGCATCGTACATCCGGCAGGGCTTTTGATAGGCCTTTCCGTAGTAGTGGTAAGCACGTTTATAGCGGCGGCAATTGAATTAACCAAGATTATATTCAGGGAGGCGGTTTAA
- the atpB gene encoding F0F1 ATP synthase subunit A, protein MEHPYLFLTSLFSLFGIEDWAGAHPHVTYMWLAMILLVIFGWIGGKSVALVPKTVQNVFEVIISGLEEFMVGITGEEGRDSYPLLLTVFLFVLLGNLFGLVPGFYPPTASINTTVALAVIVVAWSHVIGVKKHGAKYIKHFLGPVPALMPLFLVIEIIGHLARVLSLTLRLFGNMMGHELVVGILLMLAGPFLVPLPIMAMGILVSLIQAIVFFLLPTMYIAGAIEEAH, encoded by the coding sequence GTGGAACACCCATATCTATTTCTCACTTCATTATTTAGTTTGTTTGGTATAGAAGACTGGGCAGGGGCCCATCCTCATGTTACTTACATGTGGCTTGCAATGATTCTTCTCGTAATTTTCGGCTGGATTGGCGGCAAAAGTGTTGCCCTCGTACCCAAGACCGTTCAAAATGTTTTCGAAGTTATTATTTCCGGGCTCGAAGAGTTCATGGTCGGTATTACCGGTGAAGAGGGAAGAGATTCCTATCCGTTGTTATTAACTGTTTTCCTGTTTGTTCTTCTGGGCAACCTGTTCGGTTTGGTTCCCGGGTTCTATCCGCCTACAGCATCCATTAACACCACGGTTGCATTGGCCGTCATCGTTGTGGCATGGAGTCATGTCATCGGCGTCAAAAAACACGGTGCAAAATACATTAAACATTTCCTGGGACCCGTACCGGCTCTTATGCCGTTGTTCCTTGTTATTGAAATTATCGGCCATCTGGCACGGGTTCTTTCCCTCACCTTGCGTCTCTTCGGCAATATGATGGGTCATGAGCTGGTTGTGGGTATCCTTCTGATGCTGGCCGGCCCCTTCCTGGTGCCCCTTCCCATCATGGCAATGGGTATCCTGGTCTCTTTAATTCAGGCCATCGTATTCTTCTTGCTGCCGACCATGTATATTGCCGGCGCCATCGAAGAGGCACATTAA
- the atpE gene encoding ATP synthase F0 subunit C produces the protein MEFLVGSVWAAGFAIGIAAFGCGIGQGLGLNGAMSGISRNPEAAGKIQVNMLIGLALIESLCIYALVVAMILLFVHPAIAPAVAALGGH, from the coding sequence ATGGAATTTCTCGTAGGTAGTGTCTGGGCGGCAGGTTTTGCCATCGGTATCGCTGCATTTGGTTGCGGCATTGGTCAGGGTCTTGGTTTGAATGGTGCTATGTCTGGTATCTCCAGAAACCCTGAAGCAGCTGGTAAAATCCAGGTGAACATGCTGATCGGTCTTGCTTTGATCGAATCTCTTTGTATCTATGCATTGGTTGTTGCGATGATCCTTCTGTTCGTTCATCCTGCAATCGCTCCTGCTGTTGCTGCACTCGGCGGACATTAA